In one window of Gloeocapsopsis sp. IPPAS B-1203 DNA:
- a CDS encoding GNAT family N-acetyltransferase, which yields MFAFHRVDESHARAILSWRYEPPLDFYNLQKNTEIDYFLHPQHNFYSILDQNSELVAYCSFGQDGQVTGGDYRDEALDIGFGIRPDLTGKGKGVEYANAVLEFADTLFKPKAFRVTIAAFNKRAIRVWQKLEFEHQQSFERDSDAMQFIVLMLS from the coding sequence ATGTTCGCGTTTCACCGAGTTGATGAGAGTCATGCACGTGCTATTCTCAGTTGGCGATATGAGCCACCATTAGATTTCTACAACTTACAGAAGAACACTGAAATAGATTATTTTCTGCACCCACAGCACAACTTCTATAGTATTTTGGATCAAAATAGCGAGCTAGTAGCTTACTGTTCGTTTGGGCAGGATGGACAGGTCACTGGTGGTGATTACCGTGATGAAGCATTAGATATTGGTTTTGGGATTCGTCCTGATTTGACGGGAAAAGGAAAAGGTGTTGAGTATGCTAATGCCGTTTTAGAGTTTGCAGACACTTTATTTAAACCGAAGGCGTTTCGAGTTACCATCGCCGCATTTAACAAGCGTGCAATACGGGTATGGCAGAAATTGGAATTTGAGCATCAGCAGTCGTTTGAGCGAGACAGTGATGCAATGCAGTTTATTGTTTTAATGCTATCATAG